CAATCAATAGAGGTCGGATCATGGTGGGGGATGGGGGCATTAAGCCACCGTGAAATTTTGGCATGCCCTAAGAGAAGGGATATTTTGacttctaaatttaaaaaaaaaaaaaaatcatgatttcATGATTTCATCTTATAATAATagcgttaaattttttttaaattgttcttcCCGTATGATCAGAAAAAATCGTGTGTATTTTCAATATACGAAaaggtttttattaattttgaattattgtgAATGTTCGtagctttttttaaaaaatattaataaagaaatatatgtataatagaatgataaagtatatttcattttttaaaaaaatataaagtatattaagAACCACGTGTTACTTATCTTCCCgcgaaaatgatgaaatatgaTGAATACGTGAACAGATGTATAGATTGATGtgctaattatttatcaattttattattaaattggaaaaaagtgtaattgtattgtattgtaaatgtcaacaatttaaataatttaagcacaaatatttatatatatgtatatattctagatataaataatatatatatatgtatatattcttttaatttatttttattgtgcattatatgttttatatgtataattaaaaaattaatgaaataaattagtgaaatattaatttctattattgaaGAAGTTTAGAAACAAATAACTAATGATAAATCAGaattttagtatatattatcgattttgatcgtctcttttttcttaattgtttgtaaagataaattaataaaataataaatattaacaatattatacacATGATGATACAGTGTTACACataaatacatacacatatttGCATACTTATCGATGTATGTTCTATTCGTAAAACGATTCAGAATATTGTACGTGAAGAGGTTATGATGcacgaaaaaatatcaaaatgaataattcatatgattttatcaaaatgattttatgataaaacacgacacaaaattattaaacaattaaatatacgattataaatttttaatccttcaatgtatacaaattaatgatataattcaatGGAGACACCTAGTggactttataaaatatttctcactgattaaaatgtacaaaaatcaTCCAGAAAAACGTGCTACTCTATCTAGAACGAGCTACACATCAATTGGCACATGACAAATGAAGCTAAgtgtaattaatgaataaatgctCACCTGGTTCTAAATATACGCACGACACAACTTCACCATTTCACCAATTTTTCACTGTACTCGATCGCGTATTGTTGTCCTttgctttttttaaatgtgtaTAGTGGATTGGTAACGCTATCTATTTTTGCTTATTAGTATTAAACGAAACATTATTTAGATGGCAGCACAGATGCTTTTCATAGATGTCTCTatcatatataacaatatttaaaatatttttgatttaaataataattcttctcaaaaattagtttaattttatttttttatttttataataatagtattaatacttaatatttcattattttcatgcaaataattattagttgaaaactgtaaaaaaaaagctcgttcctatatttttaaaatctttttttttaactgctatgtaatgtaaatattatatattaataacaaatgtaaatatatctttttaatataatatcataatatctttcttactataattattttactatataaaaaaattatataaaaaaaagttgaagtaATTTGTAAAGAacataagattatttattgaatatcaagttttacaaatattatcacACACTCGTTATGAATGTTTCATTAGAGATGGCTGTCTTATATgtattgtacaaatataataattatattttataacggctatacacatatatgtatgtatatacgtacatacatgtatgtatatatgtatgtatatacatacatatatgtgtatatacataaatatattatacacacatacatacatacatgcatgcatgcatacatacatacatacatacatacatatatatatatatatatacatacataaatacttaattattttataaagtggCAGTTGTTCTATGTTTATATACATCAGTGGCCTGTAGCTTTTTATGACATAGATTATCATCAAATTTTGATGCTAATCTTAACAAATCCATAATACATTGATCAAAGACAAAAATaatgtgttaaaaaaaaaaaaataaatgttattgagaaaaatgaaagatgacGATGATCacaataatgtattaatggaaattaattaaaagcaacCAGCCTCTAGCATTTTGCAATATTCATTTATCCTCAATATTCCCAGTATacgtaaaaatcaataaataattttacatagataaatatatattttatatatatctattatacttttgtggtaaaatatttttataggccTTTTTGTAgacctatttctttttttaattacaaagagCTAAATCACCCCTTAACTCACGCAAtagttacaaattttatatttatatataatatttatatatatatttataatatacaagctgttctttttttatcggtaTAGCTCACATActcttataatttcatataacaattttactaattataaaatatttttataaaatatgtccgatttaataataaataagaaagatacTTAGAATAATTCTTGTTCAGTTAAGCATACAGCCACTTTGTtcgtaatatttcatatataagaaaaatgtatcgaaaaatgaattgaaattgtgCATGATAGAATACATATATCttaatactaatttattaactttctaATCAGAGCTAATCCGACGATAAAAGAACTTGTTCGCTTCGCGTTGCTCAAGATGAATGTATTTAATTCCCGTCTAACGGCAAATATTAGAGTAATATGCAATACTCTGgagtcgataatttttttcataattcccGACTGACATTGCATCACAAAGAGTATCACACATTGCTTTGTACTATTTCCATATTAGGCTTTACCGCAACGGGAATCCTTGGTGCATTGTTTTTTCACGTATATTTTGGActtttgtacaattatattcaacgttaagaaaatacaaaagtgTTTATAAAGATGATACAATATGAAATACTACATGCGAAATTACCTGATCGCATTCCTTCTTATCTCAAGTTAGAATCGTTATTTTTCCTGCATCTTTAAAGTCTCTCATTTATTAATACTACAGAGACTTGTGTATATAGCAATAAaatgtgtataaaatttacGTAGCAAATTCCTAGTATTGGAAGgagatatatctatatatttcgaCGGATATGGTCAAAAACtgtagattaatattttatatgaaatctgTCCGtcgtaattatttcaattcatttcgaCAGAGAAATTCGATCGGCAGTTTCTTGGAAAGTACTTACACGTAAATTGCAAATCGTCATAGctgtattcaaatatattcaaataagagATAACGTATAGtacttataaataacaatttgtaaatgttgaataaaaaatagtttgcAAAACGActctcaaatttaatttaattctattaattagaCCGACATATGTACCTTAGTTGAACGTTAAAAACATAATGTTTGTTTCAGTTAAACAAACTATCGAAATTGTAAATACATGGACACtatcgatattatcgatatttcactGAATTCTAtcgtatatcgatatatatacgatCCTCGCAGCAAGAtgcgaataattatattattaattctcatATACTATATGTCTTAATATAATACCCATACTCGATGTTCGTttgtaattctaaaataattatgagatCGTAATACTACATTGTTACTTTAAAGGTATACGCGTATGACTTTTCATAAGTAAGAACAGACTTCTTTTACAAGCTGCCAAAGCCACTGAGTACAGGGCAACTTAatacaaagatattttaaggCCATTATACagtgttcaaaaaaatttttgaaatttttaaaatttttatataaatgtatgaaaatttcaggcctgatataaataaaaaatttgtcaaattataacatttagtataattacaaataatttgaagttgaaaaaaaaatttcttaatttattatttcaattcattaatatttaactaatttgattatttaaaccaATAaccaattattgaaaattaatataaaatatcatgaaaaatattttgacggTAATAAAGAaggcataaaaaaatattcctatcTTCTgtaataaacttataaattaattagattaagagACTCACGTGATCTAGCCATCTTAAGCGTAAGTATGGCAGtcgatattattgttatataaaatgtactcTGATGAGTATAAGTTACAAAATCATGGCAAAGAACGCGTGAGTTTTTGAATGTAGtacgaattatttctttttctttctaggCAAGATAATTATTCTTGTATGAAGCACATAAATGGTAATTGCAATATTACCAATcatttttatacgtataagaattgaaaaacgCTAAAATCGTTTTTCTTCACCGTGAattcattgaattaataatttaatataatataatataatataatataaaaaggattatcgataataaacgaACTTATCGATTTCCTTTTATCtcgattgaattaaattgcACACACTGTATGCACAAAATTACACTGTTAAAAATCCATAATgaaatgttcaattttttcgtCAACACTTTCAAACCATATTACACACGTTCTTGCAAAATACAAGTCCGTTACAAGAAGGTGGCAGTGTCAAAAAACATTGGCAAGTATACtttgcattttattataaaaagcaaCGTTAGTACCAGAGGAAAAAGCAAATTGACTaggaagaaaattcattctaGTCCATATCACTGGGATTCGAAAAATCTATAACCGAGACCGTTCATCGGCCATTGATCATCCATTGCCAATTGTGTACATAAACTTCGCGAAAAGTTTCGACGTGTAACACATATTACATCTATTTCTCAGGTACTAACATTGAGAATGTATCATTGCAGTCTATTGAATTGAGATGGCACAAGGTTTAGGAACCTCTTCTAGCACTCAAATTCAGATGCTGTTATGGCATTTAGATCTTTCATAAGACCTTCTAAATTAGCCATCTCTTGATTTAATTCTTCTGTACTATAAGAAGgctaaaaaagataaaaataatcaattaaacattttatttatgactttataacaaattaaatgaaaaattacctTTAATCGTTCAACTTCTTCTGAAGTATGCACCGGATTTGAAACTGAAGCCAATCGATTCTTTGCTAATTGTGCAGAACTTTGTGGCTTCTTATACGGACTTCCGGACATTGTAGGTCTTACCGTAACTTGAGAAACTATGTAACATtgcattgtataaaaaaagattatatattaaaataaaaaaaaaaagaatataaaaattaattcaaatggaATTTACCACCATGTTTTTGTTGGGCTGGTGTCGAAGGAGCAGATTGAGGTGGAGGTGCTGGTACgctaaaactttttaaaggaTGTCCCTGCATTCTTTTACTACCACTAGCACCATCAGTTCCACTGCTTGTATTTGATGGTTGATTACTATTGCTATAGTGTCCCGAAGCATATTGAGTATTTCCACTATATGATTGACTGCTTGTACCATATGGTAAttgctttaaatataaataacttggattaaataaaattttttacctaaaataataatatgtattatcaattatataaaaatcttacttGATTTTGCATTGGTTCGTACGAAGTTGAAATATTGCAAGAATCTGGACTCGATTCTGGTGTTGGTTCTAAGGTAATATGCGCTCGACTTAAACTATATTGTGCCACAGTTCGAGGATAATTTTGCCTCGCAGATGGTGTATCATTACACGATGTGTGAATCGTTGGTTGTGACATACTTGTATTTACGATCGGTGTGGCCGTCGCTATAGCTGTAACAAGTTAAGTACTTTGATATACagcttaaaaaatttcattttataagttTGTCGCGAGTGAATTTAAGTCACtataatttagaagaaaaagtaaattttttctattatttttaattctactaTTACTTACGTTGATGTAAAGATGCACTGTCAACGGGAAGTGTAATGAGTTTAGGTTTGTGGCTTCCTCGACTATGTTGTCTACTCAGGGTCGAACACTTCTCATCAGTATTACCTAATGTTAAGTGAGTGAACATAAACCGAATacgaaaatcaagaaaataataaacaaaataaaattttttttatgatgtttCTCTTATATAATGTTAACCAAAACTTTAATGaagaaatcattaaatatttaatcatgttGGAAATGATAATGGATTTGTTTGTACAGctgtgataaaatatatataattagaaatttaaataaacaaaattttgtaagTATTGTGTTTGATATGATGAAGTgttctgtaaaaaaatattatttttagaaacttaCCCATGTAACTTGGCACATAAGTACGTTTATCCAATGAACTAGAATTTCCATGCACATTCTCTTGATTATATTCTTGATTGTTTGATCTAGGTAAAGTATTACTAGCTACACCACTAGTAGATGCTTCTCCATTTATTGAAGATTTTTCAAGTGCTTTGAGTTCCATTTGATCATGATGAATCCACAAATCAGGCGgcttaatatttgttttttgattGGTATCTttcatatatctaaatattacaattataatttttataaaaataaatgttgcaaaaaataaatgtatacgaAAAATAGATGATATTAACATAGTGCATACCCTTTTTTTCTATCAGGTGTATCGGGACTGCGTTTGCAACATATAACAACAACTACCACTGCTATACCAGTGACAAGAACAATAGAGCAACccacaataatataaattaatatatttgaaagtcCTCGTCCATCTGCAAAATAATTCCATTGTTTAgtaattgcaataataacaataataatgcgattataaataaaaaataactattttgcgatatatacattatttcatcattcactattttaaatacatgcTATGCTAAAAACAATGTCTTACCTCGGTCATGCAATTCATCATAGACATCCATACCACTGCCTagcatagaaataaaaaatatagtaacaaCACACCAACATAATgcatataagaatataatatatactataaataatactatatatatacataacacTAAACAAACTtttgaaactaaaaaaaatcatattatacgTGCAtacatttattagaattaaatacataCTCTGAGGAGTTTTAAATGGATAAGTTGTAGAAAAAGGACCATATCCTTTTGAATTGCGTGCttgaattttaaagtaataagTCATACTTGGTTGTAGtccttttacaataaattcagTTTTATCTCCAATTACACCTTCTATTAACCAATCACGATCCCACTTTGTATtatcaattgaataaaaaataatatatcctaaaacaattttattattattgtatattttacattattattaaaaatatttgtaaatatctaaataccTGTAATTGGTCCATTTGGTTGTTTAGGAGGTTGCCAACGCAATAAAACTGAAGTTGGACGATCTTCGATACTTTGAATTGTTAGATTCCTAGGAGCAGAACTAGGTGCAGCTTCTTGAGTTTGATTCGAAACAACCATACTCCATAATGATTCTCGTTTTccctgaaaaattatttaaatactttcgtaatattatatatatatatatataaatatttttaaatattaaattataaataccttCACAAGTTTGActgtaaattcatataatgtattaggttttaaatcatttatcataCAGTTAAGATCAGTggcattatgatatttataacgaGGATTGCTGCTATGATGATGTGATGTATAACGCACTACGTAATATCGATTATCCGTTACAaactgtaatattattattctttaataaaatatattgatttacaacaatatatattaaaattataaatattcatatacctGAGTTTTTGGCAAAGTTGTATCAGTCCAATATAATACAACAGTAGTATCAGAAAGAACAGAAGCTTTAAGACCAACAGGTGGCAATAAGGGTGCAGAAAATTCAGATACAGAACGTTCTGTAGTTCTCACGTTCGCATATGCTGGCTGACCATCACCAGCATCATTTGTTGCTCTTAAGGATATAACATATTCAGTGATTggttctaaataaaataaaataaaaaaaaaaaagaaaataaaatttatttactagattgaaaattttatgcaagtacaaatttcatcatttaccTAATTGATCTATAGTGAAAGATCGTTCTTTTCCATCAAGAAGTCGTACTTCAACGTCTGGAACTCCTTTTCCCCATCCAAGTTTATATCCTTTCACTTTAATACTCTGATCTTTTGGTGGATTCCAAAAAACTTGTATATAATCTGACATTACTTttgctataatatatttagaaattgcaTTCAacatttatggaaaaatcaaaataaattaaaaattaagtttaaaaattaactaacTTCTTAAATTACTGGGTGTATTTGGTACGCGATTTTCGTCAGATTCAGTTTCATATGTTTCTATTTGTATCCATTCTGTCCAAGGTCCAGTTCCATTTACATTTAAGGCACATATACGAACTTGATAAACAACATGTTTCTCAAGTCCTGTGAGCACTCGTGAACGTTGATTTCCTTCAGTTGCTATATTTACTGGTGGTGATGCTCGATCATGACGGCGATAACGAATTTTATAACCAGTAATAATCCCATTTTGTCCTTCGAGCGGCGGTTCCCATCTTATCATAAtactctaaaaaaaataaataaataaatatgaaaaaataaagaataataataatgttaaaaatattatttaattatacgaaattCTAAAATACCTACTGTAGGACTAACTGGTTCTACAGTGACATTGTGTGGTGGTTGAGTAGGTTGTGCACTATAAGTTCGAACTACAATATCTCTACTAAACACACCAGGACCATTCTCGTTTACAGCTTGAACTTTAATACTGTATTCTGTATAAGGCACGAGATCTATTAAATCGTGCATTGTGCTAGTAGTTTCACGCGTTATTTCCTCATTGTCAccctttaaataaaatattcaaagaaattgaaattttaaattaaaaagtacataattaatatcttagaAAACCttagaatatttgtaaatatacctctacaaatgtaattatatatttagaaattttgccATTAGTAACTTGTGGTTCTTCCCAAGATAATGCAATGCTCACACTACTTGTGGCATATCCTTCTAAATTCAATGGAGGTCCAGGAACATTGGCctattgcaataaatttaaaataatttgatcatagaataatttatttatttatgtataaaacatatttaaaattttaaacagacCTCAGTAAGTGTAGTAACTTGTAATATTTCACTAGATATTCCAGAACCTCTTTCATTCAAAGCAACCACTCGAAAGTGATATGTCATACTTGGTTGTAAACCTCGTATTACTGCCTCTAATTTTTGTTGAGTATTAATAACTCTTTCtctataagatttaaaattttttttttattttcattgtatataaaacataattatcaagataaacatatttatctaTAGACTAATTATCACCTTTGAGCACCttcttgtttataataaatataataatttagaatctcTCCATTTGTATTTTCAGGTTCTTGCCATCTTAAAGTTACAAATCTAGCAGTGACAATGACGAGACTTAAATTCCTTGGTGCTGATGGAACACTTCCTTCTATCGATTCCAAACTGTCTGTGTCATCTATAAAAGGGGATTTTGGATCGTAATGGGAATTAGGAAATCTAACAGATCCAGGAAGATCTGCAGGGTCATCAGAGGGACTAATGGAAAGTGGTGGATTGGGTGTAAATGCAGACATTGTATGACCTAAAAGAGTACTCGGATGCTGCCACGTTTTATTGTACAATTGCcgatgcaataataatttttttttaggaactGTCTTTGGAGTAGTTGATTTATGGGAAATTGCCTTTTCTGAATATAAATGTTAGCATGCAACACAgttaaaaaaggaggaaacacacaaatggaaaaaaaataaacataaaattaaaaatctttgtataaaaaaataataaattgaaaataacatatattatatttctaaataaattaaaaaaataaatttactagctaataaatatgttaacatattaaacaaaattacaaaattacaaaaataaattaaaaaaaaatttttaatttaaaatatatttacatttgaattctataaaataagatatatatagttgtaattataaaatcagtACTTACTAGGTTGATTAATTGTTAAACGCGCTGCAGCTTGAACAGTTCCAGCGGAATTTGTTCCGATACATTGAAAAATTCCAGCATCTATTGGTAATAGACCATTAATTCTAAGATTAtaactgaaaataataaaaaatatttattttatgatgatttactatatatactataattcattataatcgacattttaaaaatttacccaTTAACAATTTGCCAATATGCACTCAAGGTAATACGTTCTCCATTTTTGAGCCATGTAATTTTTGGTTGAGGTTTACCATAAATTTCGCATTCAAATTCTAAATCTTGATTCTCGCTAGCTATTTTATCTTctggttttttaataaatcttggtggaactaaaaaataataatatgaagcaatatgatatatatattatatacaaaaattatatacaaaaatacctTGTACAATTAAATCAGCAGTTGCATCTAATATTTCAACTTCATTTTCTGCGCGACATTGATAAGAACCATTATCTATTTCTTCAACATTGCTAATTACAAGACTAGATGCAGCAATTCTACTATatctaaataatgaaataaaaatttaaatatttatgattttcttatattgtatatttctttttatatacctAGATTTAAAAGATGTTAGATCAATAGCAACACCATCTTTCAACCAAAGTATACTTGGTTTTGGATAACCATTGGCAGCACATTCAAGTGTAATTGTTGATCCTTCGATAATTACTTGTTGTAATGGTTTAGCAATAAAAACTGGTGGAGTACTTTCTTGATCtacattacaaaatataaattaaaattcactattttatagaaattatatatttaaatatttgtacttACCAATATCACTTAGCAATCCTAATTGTGCTTTATTACTAAGCCTATATTGTCCATAACTACTAGCATTGCATCTATATGATCCAACATCTTCCGTTTTAAcattatcaatttctaatGCACCTGATGGCAAAATTGTCATCCGACTATCCATGGATATTATTAATGGATGTTCATCTTTTAACCATTGTATAATCAATGAACTAGAAGTTGCAAGAAGTGTACAACTTAAATATGCAATTTGTCCTGGATAAACCATAGTATCTTGAGGTTCTTTTTCAAATCCTGGTAaacctttaaaataaaattttataatataatataattatataataatgacaattataatttcaaaaatttatataaattctaggTACTAACTAGCAATTTTAATTGTGGCAATTCGAGAAACAATAGCTCCAATATCATCTACAGAAGCTAAACATTGATAGCTTCCAGTCAATTCCAGACTAGTGCCATAaacactatttatatataaagatccaTTACTTAATTgagatctataaaaaaaaaaaatatataatagaaatagaaaagtttcttttttaagaaaaatatatcattctaaatcttaatattcaTACCTATAACTATctccaataaaattaattggttGTCCATCATCAGTTCTCCACTGTATATTGGGTTTTCCAAAACTACTATTTGCTTCACAATCCAATCTAGCAGGATTTCCCTGTTCAACTACTACATCTTGTGGttcaatagtaaaatataatccaCTTGCATTAGCTGCTGAGAAGACAATACATTATTTGCTAtatcatttctaataaaaaaattataaatataagcttataatacttttataaagcAATTGTAGttgtgtatttaaaaataacttaaaataaaatattttaataaataaatattttattaaaaagagtaaaaaaataacttaatcataatataataatcataataatcataacatcaaattataactaaatttaatatattatttcatacaagcatagattaaataattaaatattataataataaatcttaaaaaaacaagaagTTTAGGTATAAAAAGGGAGATACCAACGTGTTATAaagcgaagaaaagaaaatgaataaagggTCGGCAACCCTATATAGGCACCCTTTAGCCCTTTAGCAAGACACCCGAGCCGAGCGCctaaattctcttttcttttctttcttttttttcttttacaaggCTTTGCGATCGTCCGATAGACGTATACAACTACGACGCAGGACGAT
This region of Apis mellifera strain DH4 linkage group LG14, Amel_HAv3.1, whole genome shotgun sequence genomic DNA includes:
- the LOC726723 gene encoding neogenin isoform X2; translated protein: MRDSICRSMCDGESKKLACVRSTEHCMLVQQSYKKVTMDFCTRRSLTPAGLMEPRTLAIPLALLTFVILANASGLYFTIEPQDVVVEQGNPARLDCEANSSFGKPNIQWRTDDGQPINFIGDSYRSQLSNGSLYINSVYGTSLELTGSYQCLASVDDIGAIVSRIATIKIASLPGFEKEPQDTMVYPGQIAYLSCTLLATSSSLIIQWLKDEHPLIISMDSRMTILPSGALEIDNVKTEDVGSYRCNASSYGQYRLSNKAQLGLLSDIDQESTPPVFIAKPLQQVIIEGSTITLECAANGYPKPSILWLKDGVAIDLTSFKSRYSRIAASSLVISNVEEIDNGSYQCRAENEVEILDATADLIVQVPPRFIKKPEDKIASENQDLEFECEIYGKPQPKITWLKNGERITLSAYWQIVNGYNLRINGLLPIDAGIFQCIGTNSAGTVQAAARLTINQPKKAISHKSTTPKTVPKKKLLLHRQLYNKTWQHPSTLLGHTMSAFTPNPPLSISPSDDPADLPGSVRFPNSHYDPKSPFIDDTDSLESIEGSVPSAPRNLSLVIVTARFVTLRWQEPENTNGEILNYYIYYKQEGAQRERVINTQQKLEAVIRGLQPSMTYHFRVVALNERGSGISSEILQVTTLTEANVPGPPLNLEGYATSSVSIALSWEEPQVTNGKISKYIITFVEGDNEEITRETTSTMHDLIDLVPYTEYSIKVQAVNENGPGVFSRDIVVRTYSAQPTQPPHNVTVEPVSPTSIMIRWEPPLEGQNGIITGYKIRYRRHDRASPPVNIATEGNQRSRVLTGLEKHVVYQVRICALNVNGTGPWTEWIQIETYETESDENRVPNTPSNLRTKVMSDYIQVFWNPPKDQSIKVKGYKLGWGKGVPDVEVRLLDGKERSFTIDQLEPITEYVISLRATNDAGDGQPAYANVRTTERSVSEFSAPLLPPVGLKASVLSDTTVVLYWTDTTLPKTQFVTDNRYYVVRYTSHHHSSNPRYKYHNATDLNCMINDLKPNTLYEFTVKLVKGKRESLWSMVVSNQTQEAAPSSAPRNLTIQSIEDRPTSVLLRWQPPKQPNGPITGYIIFYSIDNTKWDRDWLIEGVIGDKTEFIVKGLQPSMTYYFKIQARNSKGYGPFSTTYPFKTPQSSGMDVYDELHDRDGRGLSNILIYIIVGCSIVLVTGIAVVVVVICCKRSPDTPDRKKGYMKDTNQKTNIKPPDLWIHHDQMELKALEKSSINGEASTSGVASNTLPRSNNQEYNQENVHGNSSSLDKRTYVPSYMGNTDEKCSTLSRQHSRGSHKPKLITLPVDSASLHQPIATATPIVNTSMSQPTIHTSCNDTPSARQNYPRTVAQYSLSRAHITLEPTPESSPDSCNISTSYEPMQNQQLPYGTSSQSYSGNTQYASGHYSNSNQPSNTSSGTDGASGSKRMQGHPLKSFSVPAPPPQSAPSTPAQQKHGVSQVTVRPTMSGSPYKKPQSSAQLAKNRLASVSNPVHTSEEVERLKPSYSTEELNQEMANLEGLMKDLNAITASEFEC